In Urocitellus parryii isolate mUroPar1 unplaced genomic scaffold, mUroPar1.hap1 Scaffold_40, whole genome shotgun sequence, a single genomic region encodes these proteins:
- the LOC144252274 gene encoding heterogeneous nuclear ribonucleoprotein C-like, which produces MASNVTNKTDPCSMNSRVFIGNLNTLVVKKSDVEAIFSKYGKIVGCSVHKGFAFVQYVNERNARAAVAGEDGRMIAGQVLDINLASEPKVNRGKAGVKRSAAEMYGSSFDLDYDFQRDYYDRMYSYPARVPPPPPIARAVVLSKCQHVSGNTSRRGKSGFNSKSGQPGSSSKSGKLKGDDLQAIKKELTQIKQKVDSLLESLEKIEKEQSKQAVETKNDKSEEEQSSSSLKKDETNVKMESEGGADDSAEEGDLQDDDDNEDQGDDQLELIKDDEKEAEEGEDDRDSANGEDDS; this is translated from the exons ATGGCTAGCAACGTTACCAACAAGACAGATCCATGCTCCATGAACTCCCGTGTATTCATTGGGAATCTAAACACTCTGGTGGTCAAGAAGTCTGATGTGGAAGCAATCTTCTCCAAGTATGGAAAAATTGTGGGCTGCTCTGTCCATAAAGGCTTTGCCTTTGTCCAGTATGTTAATGAGAGAAATGCCAGGGCTGCTGTAGCAGGAGAGGATGGCAGAATGATTGCTGGCCAGGTTTTAGATATTAATCTGGCTTCAGAGCCAAAAGTGAACAGAGGAAAGGCAGGTGTGAAACGATCTGCAGCGGAGATGTACGG CTCCTCTTTTGACTTGGACTATGATTTTCAACGTGATTATTATGACAGGATGTATAGTTACCCAGCAcgagttcctcctcctcctcctattgcTAGGGCTGTAGTGCTCTCTAAATGCCAGCATGTTTCAGGAAACACCTCCCGAAGGGGCAAAAGTGGCTTCAATTCTAAGAGTGGACAGCCAGGATCTTCTTCCAAGTCTGGAAAGTTGAAAGGAGATGACCTTCAGGCCATTAAGAAGGAGCtgacccaaataaaacaaaaagtggaTTCTCTTCTGGAAAGtctggaaaaaattgaaaaggagcaGAGCAAACAAGCAGTAGAGACGAAGAATGATAAGTCGGAAGAGGAGCAGAGCAGCAGCTCCCTGAAGAAAGATGAAACTAATGTGAAGATGGAGTCTGAGGGGGGTGCAGATGACTCTGCTGAGGAGGGGGATCTAcaggatgatgatgataatgaagaTCAGGGGGATGACCAGCTGGAGTTGATCAAGGATGATgaaaaagaggcagaggaaggagaggatgaCAGAGACAGCGCCAATGGCGAGGATGACTCTTAA